In Monodelphis domestica isolate mMonDom1 chromosome 1, mMonDom1.pri, whole genome shotgun sequence, the sequence GCTGCCCGCTCGGGGCGCCCACCTTGGCGCGGGTAGCTCCAGGGCCGGGGCGGCACCAGGACGTGAGGCGGGTGCGGATGAGGGTGCGGGTGCGGGTGCGAGTGCGAGTGGGGTGGATGCGGGTGATGGTGGCCTGGGTGGGGCTGGTGCTGTGGTGGGGCCGAGTGATGCAGGGCATGGGGATGGCCGGGGGCCTCCAGACGGACTCGGGCCTGCGGGGCCAGTCCGGGGGCCAGCCCCAGCCCGGGGGGGCTCCCGGCCAGGCTGCCCTCCAGCTCCAAAGGCTCCAGGGGCTCCAGGGGCTCCAGCTCCAGGGCGCGCAGGTTCTGCTCTCGCAGCCGCTCCTCGTGGCGCCGCTTGAGGCGGCGGCGGAGGAAGCTACAGAAGCAGCAGAGGAGGACTACGAGCCCCCAGATGAGCCAGAAGCCGGCAAAGCAGGTGAGGAAGGTGTAGGTGCCCTGGGACATCACCATCTTGGCGGCGGCGGGCGGAGGGCTGGGCTGGGGAGGGGCGGCCCGGGCTCAGTGGGCGCCCCGGGCCCGAGCCATGGAGTCACTCAGCAGCCCGCTCACTCCCCTTCGAACATCGCTGGCCTGGGGCGGGGGCCGGAGGCCGGAGCAGGGACTCCTTAGGGGTCAGCCACTCTGAGCTGAGCCGCGGGCCTCGCTGTCCGTAGAGCGCTGATCGTGGCCTGGGGTTGCCCACGTCTGACGGGGATGGGCGGGCGCGAGAGGCAGCGGCTGGTCGCCCAGAGTCTGCCCCGACTCATTCCCATTGCTCCCGCAGGCCCCGCGGTGTGGGCACCTACTCAGCCACAGACGGGCTGGATCTGTGAGGGGCAGAGCAGAGGGTAGGGAGGATGATCAGCTCCCGGTTGGGCttgccccttccctctctcttcaccttgtttccctcccttctgtctcctctttgcctGGGCCCCTCCTTTTCTGCCTCCTCCTTCCcgcctttctcctttccttctctctctctcccttctttgttgCCCAGGTCAGAGGGTTCCTAATCACCCCACCTCTCAGGGCAAACACTCTGCTCTGGTCCCTCCCACCGTTATCCTGCCCCCTGCTCCTCCAGTCCCTTGGGACATCAGTGTGTGCCTTGTGCTTGGATTGAGAGGACCAGTAGGACAGAGAATTTTTGCTCTAGCAACTTGGGCCCTGGAGAGGGAGCTACAATTCTCAGGTGGGAGTGAGGGGAGGCATCACTGCAGGACTGAAGACAGTAATGGAGGAAGCACTGCAGCAGTCCCGAGGAACTTGGTTTAGGGTGGGATCTGCAAGGAACTCAGAACCCAGACCAGAACCAGTATCCCTGACCTAGCTGGGTGGTCTGCAGGAAGTGGAAGGAGGGGTTGAACTGTACTAGGAGAGGCTGGGGGGAGGAGCTGACGAagtgggtgggggaggaaagCCTGGAAAAGGGACATATGTAGGCAAGACAGGCAGGA encodes:
- the PRR7 gene encoding proline-rich protein 7 isoform X1 — translated: MVMSQGTYTFLTCFAGFWLIWGLVVLLCCFCSFLRRRLKRRHEERLREQNLRALELEPLEPLEPLELEGSLAGSPPGLGLAPGLAPQARVRLEAPGHPHALHHSAPPQHQPHPGHHHPHPPHSHSHPHPHPHPHPPHVLVPPRPWSYPRQAESDLSKPPCYEEAVLMAEPPPPYSEVLTDTRGLYRKIVTPFLSRDSSEKQEQPPNYKPLFLDRGYSSALHLSSAPRPGPPCPALYLQAERSRRVFPSWTDSELSNRDPLEHGAWRLPVSIPLFGRTTAV